The DNA sequence AGGCGGCAGCCGCCGCCCTTGTACACGATGAACTTGTCGGAAGTGGGAAGTGAACATATGATGCTGGGCGCACGGATGAGTTAGCCGACAGTGACCGACAGTAATCGAGAGTGGCCGACAGTGACGGACAGTGACCGACTGCTTACGGCTAGCCCGTCAACGACGATACGTTATCTTTCTCCGGCTTGTTCATCACGCGGTTATTGCCGCCGTTCGCAATAATGTTATCACGCAAATACGCCCACTGCTTTTTGGCAACCCTCCCTTGATTTTCTTTCGCATAGAAAATATTCAACACTCTCTCCCGCTCGTCTTTATAGTCGTCGATCCCGGAGGCGAAGTCGGTTAACGTCTGCAGTAATTCTTCAAATTCGCGCACGTGCGGCCCCGGGGTAACTTCGTCGTACTCGTAATACATCTCATTAGACGTTTTTAAGTATTTTTCCAGATCGTAACAGTAAAAAACAACAGGCCGGTCAAGCAACAAGTAGTCCGTATAACAACTCGAGTAATCTGTGATTAATATGTCTGTATACTTTAAAAGCAACTGCGGATCTAGATTGTCGTGACTGACGTCGATGACGTGCTTCAACAACTTTGACACGTGCCCGTTGCTATACATGTGGCGTTTTACTAAAAACTTATATCCATAAGTTTCACAAAACGCGTCGATGGCCTTGAAATCTAGGACATCGTTAATATCAGTGTCCTTTTTACCGTGGTTTCTATGCGTTGGCATGTACGTAATAATTTTTTCCCTTTTAATATATTCCGGAAATTCCTTCTCTTCGTCTGATTCATAAAAGAAGACGTCGTTACGCGCTTGCCCCATTTGTAACACATTTTTTGGCGATACGAGAAATGTCTCTGGGTAATACGACGATACCCGCTCGCTCGTCGAGATGACGTAATTGTTTTTCGCCGTTTGCGTATGCACAACGCGCATGTTGAAAAACCGTTTGAGGCGTTTCGGTTCGTGCATCGCTTTATACGTAAATGTCCTTTTGTTGGCACCCCACACCTTTTTTAAGCCGACGCCGTGCCACGTATTGATCGAAGTAGCACCTCCGAGCAGCATGCGGTTAAAATCGTCGTGAATGGAATGTGAATGAATAAACGTTTTGGCACGCAATTGCATAAATATTCCTTTTAACGAATGGTAATAATACGCTTCGTAACCGAGCTGGCGGACGCGCTTTACCGCGCGTTTGTTTTTTAACACCCACACACAGCGCAGACCGTCTTCCTCGATCGCTTCTAAAAACAAGTATTTTGGGTTCCCGCGAAAACCGTTGCCGTTTTCGGCACCAAACACGATGAGTTGCTTGTCTCGCGGGAACAGTTTTGCCAAATGGTAAACGATGACGACCAACGACCGTCTTATGAATACTTTCGCAAACTTCCCTGTCTTTACCAAAAAGTTTTTGTTCAAGGAAAGGAATATGAAGAACAAAAGCGCTGTTTGGATGACAGGATTCCATTCCAAAAAAGTTACCATGGACGATTCACAACCTCTTTTCTCTCCTTTGAGCACCCGCGTGTTGCGATCGCGCGTATCAGACGACGGTCGCATCGCGAGGCACACTTTTCTTCACACGATACACCCGACGCCTGCCATTATTAGCGTTTAACGTCAGGGGCTGATTTCTTTTATTATTGTACCAAATTTTGTGGTATGCGGGCTGACATTTTTTGTACGCTGGCAAAGTCTTATTATTTCGGCGCTGTCGGAATAAGCGACCGCCTATTGAATCATCGCGCTTTAATAACATCAAAAACTTGGCTGTAACGTTTTTTCGTTGCGAAAAAATAACAGGGAGCGGCTTTTTCTACCCCACTCCCTGCGTACACATGCATATGCCTGTTGTTCGCATCCTGTTACCATTTTATTGATGCTTAAACAGCACCCGACAACTATCCGCATTTTTCGTCTCCCATGAGAAATATATTTCATACTCCCCCGAATTGTACACGACAGACCAGGTTCCATCCTTCATGCTTGTGCCTTCCGAGCCAGGGGAGCCGAGGATGCGCGTCACTTCGTCGAGTCGTACATCCGCCAACAGAGTGATTGACGAAACGGTTGATTGGTAGATGTGAAAGACTACGTTTTGCGCATTGTAAGCAATGTAATCGACTTCGTAAACGCCGCGTTCGTCCGGTTCCCCCCACCTCTTTTCAATTTCTGCTTGCTCAGTGGCTAAAGGGATGTCGATGCCGTTTAAGATCCCTTGTGATGCTAACTGTAGCGTTTCTTTATTCAATTTGAATAGTGGGTGGATCGCTTTTGGCTCTTGGTGTTTCTTGTCGGGAGATTTGTCGGAACCGCCTTCGCTGTCCCTAGCGACGGTTTCCTTTCGAGCGTCCTTCGCACCCGCTTCTTCTCCCTCTCCGTCCCCTTTTACATCTTCCTCGGAACGACTAGCGTCAGTTTCTTCGTCATCCTCTGACGCGACGCCTTCGTCATCCGTTGCTTGCCCGGAGCGATCTCCTTCTGTTTTTTCAGCATCTTCTTTCTCGGCGTGGTCGCCCTTTTTATCCGTACTGTTTTTCTCCAGACTCTCTTGTTCCGTCTTCTTGCTATTGCTATTCGTTCCCTTTCCGCTATTCTCCGGTTTTCCGTCCTGTTTCTCTTCTGCACTCCCCTTTGATACGTCCTTGTCCTTCGCCCCACTGCCACATGCGGCTAGTGCAAAAACGAGTACGACAGAAATGAGTGAAAAAAATGTGCGCCGCATGCGTATACCCCATGCGCTTCCCGTGAACAACTTGCCTCTCCCCCTTAATCACGTACATCAAAAAAGCTCGCAGTAACATCTTATGGATATGCCTAAAATAAGTGCGATATGTTTTACCGTGCTATGTCTTATTAATGCCTTTCGTATGTGTAACATTTCTCTCGAAGGGTTTTAGCAGGAATTTGGAGGGAGAATATAGAAAAGGAAGACCTAAATAGTACTCCTAACCACCACGAAAGGAGAGGTCTTCCTTGAAAACCATTATACCAGAAATCGCTACTATCTTGGAACAGTCTACAGATATGTTGTCGTTTTGGGAAAGCTTACGTATTCGCCTGATGGAAGTGATGGCTGATCTGTTCGGAGAATTTTTGGAGCAGCTCGATCAGATGATGACGACGCATTACAAGGAAAAATACGGTTGGAAAAGTGAGCGATTGGACAGCCGGGAGTTCACCAGTTTTTTTGGGACAGTGTCCTATAAACGCCACTTGATGTACGACCGAAACGGAAACGCACATTACCCTGTCGATGAGGCAATCGGTTTAAAACGCCGTAAAAGATACAGCCCAGACCTTATGATGCTCGGAGCAGAGTTAGCTGCAGCGCCGGGAATGACCTACCGCCTCGCCTCAGAGGTCACGCAAAAACTTGCCGGTATAACGATCAGCCATACGACGTTTCAGCGCTTAGTAAAAGAAGCAGGTGAAGCTCAAGCTGTCATGGATGCTGAAAAAAGGGATCGAATTTTTGAGGATACGGTAATTCCTAACTCTCCGTCCGTTAAGCACTTATATTGCGAAGCAGATGGCTTATACGTCAAAGGGAGAGGCAAAGGAATAGAGATCAAAAATATGCTTGCCTATACCGGGTGGGAGCAAAACGGACAGCGTGTCTCGTTAACAGATCGTCACGTCTTTTCTACCGTTGAATCGGTGGATGACTTTTGGGAAATAGGTTATGCAGCGATTCGACATCGTTGGGATCTCTCACATACACATGTGGCGACTAATGCGGATGCGGCTTCATGGATCTCTGAGGAACGCGTTCAAAATACCTTTTCTGAAGCGACATCGGTTGTCCGCCAATTGGATCCTTTTCACGTAAAGAGGAGTATTCGTCGCGGGTTGAGCCGCCAGCCAAGGCTCATTCCTCAAATTGAAAAGGCAATATCCGAAAAAAATAAGGATAGGTTTAAAGCGGTGATTGATACGGCACAGGGAAATGCAGAGACGGAGCGAGAGGAAAAGCGTATCGAGAACATGCAGAAGTATCTTGAAGGGCACTGGGAGATCCTCTGCGACTGGCGTGAGGTTAGTCCAGACGTGCCAAAAAATGCTCGTAGGATGGGATGCATGGAATCGAACCAGAGACGTCTGGCATACCGCATGAAACGTCGTGGCATGTACTGGAGTGAAGAAGGGGCTCAAGCCATCGCCAAAGTACAACAAGGCGTTACCAATGGGACGTTGAGACAGGCATTATTAACTGTCTGGCCCAACCGCCAAGTGACACAAAAACTAAAACGCCATGCGAGGCGAATAGGTAAGTCGGATCACATTGGGGTTCAAGTTGGCAGGATCCAAGTAGGTGCCGCATCAGCTTCAAGTGCTATTGGGTATTTGGATAAGGTGGTTAATCGCCGTCCTTGAAGAGTTAACTCCTCAAGGGCGGACAACAAGTGAACGTTAGGGAATGACATATTTAGGTCTTTAAATCCTTGATCCTGTAAGGTCGTCGAGTAAAGCTTGACACATACATGCCTTTCTGCCGAGGCGGTTCACCTTTCTTTCTATGCTACAATTAAAAAACGGAGGAGATAGGGAATGAAAATAAAGAAGGTGCTCAATAATAGCGCCGTCATCGTACAAGATCAACAAGAAGAAAAAATCGTTCTCGCCCCTGGAGTCGGCTTCTAAAAACGGAAAAACGACTTCGTCGACCGTACGAAAATAACAAAAGAGTTCGTCATGAACAATCCAAGCGAACAAAAGCGGTTCAAGACTCACTAAAGACGATTCCTAAGGAACACATCACCCTTTCGGAAGAAATTATTACTTACGCTGAGGCGCGCCTAAATACAGAGCTCCGATTTCGTATGACGAAGATGGAAAAATGTTTTTAATACGTTAACAAAAATCGGCCCTTCCACCATCGCTTGGGCGAAGAGTGTAGGGCCGTATCCTTATTTTAGTATAGGAACACGTGGCACGTCGGTACGCGACCATCAATCATCCCCTAACGCAAGACGTAAGCCGATCAACACAAAGAGCAGCGCTTTCGCTAAGCCGACGTATCGTGCTACCCGCGGTTTTTCCCACAGCTTTTTGCCGACGCTGCCGGACAAGAGGGCCACAAGGAAGAAAATGCATACCGCCTGAACCATGAACAAGATCCCTAAAAAAATCATCTGTAAAGGCGCGTTCCCCGCTTGCGGCGAAACGAACTGCGGCAGAAAGGCTAGGAAAAACAAAGATACTTTCGGATTCAGCACGTTCATAAAGATCCCGCGCCGGTACAGCTGTCCTAACGTTTGGCGTTTCACGGTACCTGCAGTTGGCGCTTGTTTCCCTTCGCGCAACGCTTGCCACGCGAGGAACAACAAGTAGCAGATTCCGGCGTATTTAATCGCTTGAAAGGCGAGCGTCGACTGGTGCAAAATCGCGGAAATGCCGAGGGCGGCGGCGAGGGTATGCACGGTAAGACCAGAGCACAACCCTAACGCAGTCGCAAGCCCTGCTTTTTTACCGTGAGATACGCTTTGCGCGGCGACGAACAAAATATCTGGCCCAGGTGCAAGTGTCAGTAGCGCTGAAACGGCAGTAAAATAAAGGATAGTAGAAATATCCATAACGTCCCTCCCCTCCCTATTAAACGAATCAGTTGAATATATTTTTCGCGGCGTATAACGATGTTTCACTCTACATTAACGTAAAGCTTCCCCGCTGCCAACTGTCGCGTTTCATTGCCGAAGTGATCTCGCGCCGTCACTTCGATATGTGCCCCAGCAGCACGCATGTTCGCCGGTACGGTCCAGTAACCGACGTAGTAACCCGGCTTTGTTTCCATGAACGGCAGGTGGATCGCATTGGCCTTCGTCCCAGCGCGGACGCTAGCGGTGACAATAGTAAACTTGCGGCCAGTACGAAAGAGAGCAACGTTTTTGACAACATACCCTTCTTCTTGTTCATCTGCATTAACCCTTCCCTCTCCAATATTTATGTATATTCCCTTTATATTATAGTTAATATTTGTAGTCATGCCTAGCATGTTTTTGTATTTTGTCAATTTTCAATATGCCTTGTCTTCCGCTCGTCACCTCGAAATACTGTTGGGAAACGCTGCCAACTGTCGCGTTGATCCTTGCTTCCTTTCTATGTTCATAATAAAGAACGGCAAACGATGAAAACAGTCGTTTTCATTCGCTACTACGTACTAACTACCGCAAATTGCTCATTTTTCGTGCCTTTTGACCCTTCCATCTACTGACTGTTTCCGCTATAATTCTTAATAGAGAACAAAGGTAAGAGAAGCTTTGGTAAGAGGAGCTTTCCATTACCGCACACCGTACACACTTTCGATTTACCTGCGACTGGGAATGTGCCTACGATTGAACTTCCTCGGTCAAACAAAAGCGCCGAAACAGTTGGCCAAGGAATTCAATATATTTCACACACTATGTTAAGGAGGAAATAAAGTGACAAAAAGAACTAAAATTTTATCGACGTTAGGCGTTTTGGTATTTGCCATCGCCCTCATTACCGCTGGGTCTTTCGCACTCTTCACTTCGGAAGCGTCCAACGAAGGAAATACGCTCAACGCGGGGACGTTAGAACTCGTAAATGCGCACGGCAGCCATGCCTTCTACATTAACAACGTGGCACCTGGCGACAGCGGTACCGAAACGGTGAAAGTACATAACAAAGGTACGCTCGACGCTTGGGTAAAAGTGTCAAAGGTTGAAACGAGCGGTGCGCTCTTCGATGGTAGCCACCCGGTTCAACTGCAGCACAGCGAAGACGTTATCAAAATTGAAGCTGGCGGCTACGGCGACGTGCCTGTCAACTGGGTCTTCCCGCGCGAAGCTGGCAACGAGTACCAAGGACAAACCGGTAAAGTTAACATTCACGTCCAAGGGGTACAAGTGAAAAACAACGACGATCCGAACAACATTGACTGGTAAGTCTTAAGGTTTATGAAGTTGGGCGCTTAACTTCAATCTTTAAAAATTGTGCGCGGCGATGACTCGTTTTGCCGCGTACATTTTTTGATGTTATTCATTCCCTCAGCATGTTACTATTAGCATGTTACTATAAGACGATCGATCCGATTGAGCGACGTTTGTAAGTCTACTTTCTACTAACTGGGGGAGGTTCTCATGCGCAGACCTTTATTTACCCTCATCAGTCTCTCCGTCACCGTTCTTTTACTACTGGCGGCCGTACCCGCCTCGTCGTACGCCCTCATGCGAGCGGAAGTGCAAGCGCCGGCCGGAACGTTCGGTGCAGCATTTGTCTTTCCCGACACAGTCGACAAACTGGCTCAAAACGTTCACGAGGCACGCGTTCGCGTGAAGGAACTGCAGCAAACAGCGCGCTCTCTGAACAAACAAAAGTCGTGTTCCGAAGCGAGAGACGCGGTACAAGCGATCCAAGACTCGCACCGGCAAGCGAAAGCAAGCGTTAAGAAGCTTACGCAGTACCGCGAACGAGCCGCACAGGAGGTAGCGGATGCGTCCGAGAAATTTGCGGCACAATCGCCCAATGTGCAAGCGGCAAAACGGTTGCAACAAACGATCGCGCGCGCCTACAACCGTGCACAAAAAGATTTCGCACAAATTGAGTCGGTAACCCAAACGGTAACCGAAGCTGTGAAAATGTGTCGCGAAGACGACAGCGCGAAAGAAACAGAAAAGAAAAAGCCTAAACAGCGGAAAGTGGACAGCCCGCAAACTAAACGGGGCGAGAAGTTAGACAAGCCGCCACGCAAGACGAAGGACAAGACTGAAGAGAATTCTGTAGACGAGTCTGCAGACGAGGGGAAAGACGGTTCTAAATCGGGCACGACCAACGAAACTGGCGACACGACAAAGGATCGGGCAAAAGACGGGAAAAAGGATAGGACGAACGACAGGACGAAAGACGACAAGCGAAGCGAACAGTCTGAGCCCACCAACCCCCGTTCGCCTGCCAACAGAACGAAGCCGTCGCCAGATGGATCGAACGGTACTGAGAAAAACGAGAAAAAAGTATCAGATGCGACGGAAGGCACCGCCCAATAAAAAAGCGATAGCCGACCAAATTAGTGCATTTGAAAAAGTGAAGCATACAGCAAGGCGGGATTGTAATGAAAGCGAAGGGCGCAAAAAAGTGGATCAGCCGCATCGCAACGACAGTCGTTGTCGTTGTCTTGCTCTTAATGATATTAATGACCGTGTCGACCGTCACTGCAGGCGGGCCACTAAATCCGCTAGGATATGAACTGTTTGTCGTCTTATCCGGCTCAATGGAACCTTCCATGCAGACTGGTTCTGTCATTCTCGTCAAACATACCGACGCGGAGCAGCAACCGTACAAAAAAGGTGACATCATCACGTTTCGCGCTGAAGGGCAAACGCTCATCACGCACCGCGTTCAAGAAGTCGAACGCGACGGGGACAGCTACAAGTACATTACAAAAGGTGACAACAACGACGCCATCGATCCTAACCCGGTACATCCGGAACAAGTCGTCGGTCATTTTAGCGGGGTCCACATCCCTTATTTGGGCCATGTGCTCGCCTTTGCCCGTTCGAAGGCAGGGATCGCTTTATTGCTCATTATTCCCGGCCTATATCTCATCGTCACCCAAATCGTTTCGTTGCTACGACTTAAGGAAAAAGAAAAGTCGGCACACGAGTCGGCAGATTGAGGGGCAACGCCAACGCGCGTGCCGTTGCCCCCCTTTTTTTTACTTTAATCGACGAGCTCTTTCCAACGAAAAATGGCGACGGCCACACAGTTAAGAGCGCAACCATTACCCCGATTGAACAGAGCGTGACAGCCAGAAACGAATCGCCAACCTCCCCTTCGGCCAACACGGCATATGCATGTGTCGTTAACTGCCCCGGGCTCCAACTCAACCACTTTGTAAAAGTGGCAGTAGCGACCGATAAAACGGTGACGCTAGACAAGGAGAGAAACGCGACGGCACCGACATTTTTCATTAAGATACTGTAAAATACGACGACAGTAACGACAAAACTGAGCCAGAAGCCGTACAGGAGCAAACTGTAAAACCACCGCTGAGGTGAAACCGCGCCGATTAACAGCTCCGTATAGTACCACGATGCGCCGTAACCACACAACAAGGCGACCCACGTGAGTAGTAACAGACTAACCCATTTCGCCGTTACGTATGACGTATACGGGACAGGTTTTAGCAGCACGATCGCCGCGACGCCGCTTTTCCGTTCCTGGGCAACTGTTCCCATCGCAGCCAACGTAAGTACGAGTAAACCGAGCACTCCAAAATCGGCCAACGATTGCGTAAGTACTTCTGCCCCTGTCGGCAACGGAATGTCAATCGAAGCCCCTTCTGGAAGGCCGCCAGCCGTTTCCAATATTTGCGGGAGATAGTAAAAGCTAAGTGGTTTCATCAACCCGAGGACGACAAACACGAGCGGAACCCAAACCCATTTATAGCTGCGCCACATATCTAGCAATTCCTTATGAAATAACACGAACCACTGCGTCATGACTGTACCACCTCCATAAACAGTTGCTCTAGTGACGTGTTCCCCGTCTCAAACCGCGACAGCGACACGCGGTGAGCGGCGAGGGATTGAAGGAGGCTCATTCTTGCCTGCGCCAGATCGTCCACGACCAGTTTGTAGGCCAACCCCTCTTGAGAAAAGTGACTGATCACCCCTTGCCGCTGCCACTCCTTTGCAAGCGGTGCTAGTTCCTCGTCACCTTCGATGACAACTGTACCTCGTTGATGTTTCTGGCGGATCTCTTGTAAACGAGCAGATAGTTTCAACTGTCCTTCATGCATAATTAAGACCGAGTCACTAACCGCCTCGGCGTCGTGCAACACGTGCGTGGAAAATAATACAGTCGTTTCCCGCTTAAGCTGACCAAGCAAGTTGAGTACGTCTCGCCTACCGAGCGGGTCTAGTGCGGAAACTGGTTCATCCAACATGACGAGTTTCGGACGGTGAATGAGTGCTTGCGCAATCCCGAGACGCTGTTTCATCCCGCCGGAGTAGTGACTAATCCGACGGTTCTCGGCGTCAGCGAGACCGACGAGCTCCAGTAGTTCGTCGGTCCGCTTTATCGCGTATAAAGGCGTACCGATTGTAGTACGCTTAACGACACGTTTTCGTTCACAAAAAAAAAGACTACGAATCGCGTGATCCTTAGTCTGATTGGCAGAATCGACAATGCATGCCACATAAGCATCTCGGCACGTCCCAACTGTTTGACATCTGGGAGTTCGTCAGCCGTTAACCTTCCGACATTTGCGGAACCCTTGTCCTTAACAACTCGAGGAACAGCTCCATCGCCTTCGTTTGAAATGGCGTCCGCTGTGTCACGAGCGAAAACTGCCGCACGAATGGAAACCCTTTTAGCGGCACAACATGTAGCGTACGCAAGGCGAGTTCTTTGCGAATTGCCCAGTGCGATAAAAAGGAGATGCCGAGCCCTTCCTCCACTGCTTGCTTAATGAGCTGCGTACTACCAAATTCCATGACTGACGACGGCTTGAGACCGTTCTCGGCAAACATGTGCTCGGTTACGCTACGCGTACCTGACCCGACTTCGCGGACGACCCACGCCTCCTGCGCCAAATCGGCGATCGCTACGCGCGACTGCTGCGCCAATCGATGATTCGCACCGACGACAACGACCATCGCATCGTCGGCGAAGGGCGCCACATAAGCGTTATCGGGGGCAACATCCCCTTCAACAATGCCGACGTCTAACTGGCGGTTGGCGACGCGGTCGGCGATGTAACGCGTATTGCCGATTACCACAGTTGGCTTGATTAACGGATAGGCGGCGTGTAGCTCAGCGATCAGGCGCGGCAAAACGTATTCGCCAAACGTATAACTCGCCCCGATTGCCAGACTGCCACTCGCTTTATACATCATTTCATCGACCAGACCTTGCATCCGCGAATACAACGCAATAATCTCTAGCGCATGGTGCAACACGACCTCGCCAGCCTTAGTCGGACGAATGAATTTGTTGCTCCGCTCTAACAAACGCGCGCCGACGCGTCGTTCCAGCGCCTGGACGTACTGGCTGACCGCTGGCTGAGTCATGTGCAGTTTTTCCGCCGCTCGCGAAAAGTTTTCTTTTTCCACCACGGTTACAAACACGAGTAGTTGTTGATCCATATGACAACCTCTCCTCCGTCAGACGACTCAATTGTATAAGTGTTTACTTATGATAACCATCATAAATGCTTATTTCACTTATTGCATGTCTTCTTATATGATAGCACTATATGTG is a window from the Numidum massiliense genome containing:
- a CDS encoding LysE family translocator, translated to MDISTILYFTAVSALLTLAPGPDILFVAAQSVSHGKKAGLATALGLCSGLTVHTLAAALGISAILHQSTLAFQAIKYAGICYLLFLAWQALREGKQAPTAGTVKRQTLGQLYRRGIFMNVLNPKVSLFFLAFLPQFVSPQAGNAPLQMIFLGILFMVQAVCIFFLVALLSGSVGKKLWEKPRVARYVGLAKALLFVLIGLRLALGDD
- a CDS encoding TasA family protein; translated protein: MTKRTKILSTLGVLVFAIALITAGSFALFTSEASNEGNTLNAGTLELVNAHGSHAFYINNVAPGDSGTETVKVHNKGTLDAWVKVSKVETSGALFDGSHPVQLQHSEDVIKIEAGGYGDVPVNWVFPREAGNEYQGQTGKVNIHVQGVQVKNNDDPNNIDW
- a CDS encoding ABC transporter ATP-binding protein, whose protein sequence is MACIVDSANQTKDHAIRSLFFCERKRVVKRTTIGTPLYAIKRTDELLELVGLADAENRRISHYSGGMKQRLGIAQALIHRPKLVMLDEPVSALDPLGRRDVLNLLGQLKRETTVLFSTHVLHDAEAVSDSVLIMHEGQLKLSARLQEIRQKHQRGTVVIEGDEELAPLAKEWQRQGVISHFSQEGLAYKLVVDDLAQARMSLLQSLAAHRVSLSRFETGNTSLEQLFMEVVQS
- a CDS encoding CAT RNA binding domain-containing protein, translating into MKIKKVLNNSAVIVQDQQEEKIVLAPGVGF
- a CDS encoding CDP-glycerol glycerophosphotransferase family protein; the protein is MRPSSDTRDRNTRVLKGEKRGCESSMVTFLEWNPVIQTALLFFIFLSLNKNFLVKTGKFAKVFIRRSLVVIVYHLAKLFPRDKQLIVFGAENGNGFRGNPKYLFLEAIEEDGLRCVWVLKNKRAVKRVRQLGYEAYYYHSLKGIFMQLRAKTFIHSHSIHDDFNRMLLGGATSINTWHGVGLKKVWGANKRTFTYKAMHEPKRLKRFFNMRVVHTQTAKNNYVISTSERVSSYYPETFLVSPKNVLQMGQARNDVFFYESDEEKEFPEYIKREKIITYMPTHRNHGKKDTDINDVLDFKAIDAFCETYGYKFLVKRHMYSNGHVSKLLKHVIDVSHDNLDPQLLLKYTDILITDYSSCYTDYLLLDRPVVFYCYDLEKYLKTSNEMYYEYDEVTPGPHVREFEELLQTLTDFASGIDDYKDERERVLNIFYAKENQGRVAKKQWAYLRDNIIANGGNNRVMNKPEKDNVSSLTG
- the sipW gene encoding signal peptidase I SipW encodes the protein MKAKGAKKWISRIATTVVVVVLLLMILMTVSTVTAGGPLNPLGYELFVVLSGSMEPSMQTGSVILVKHTDAEQQPYKKGDIITFRAEGQTLITHRVQEVERDGDSYKYITKGDNNDAIDPNPVHPEQVVGHFSGVHIPYLGHVLAFARSKAGIALLLIIPGLYLIVTQIVSLLRLKEKEKSAHESAD
- a CDS encoding LysR family transcriptional regulator, translated to MDQQLLVFVTVVEKENFSRAAEKLHMTQPAVSQYVQALERRVGARLLERSNKFIRPTKAGEVVLHHALEIIALYSRMQGLVDEMMYKASGSLAIGASYTFGEYVLPRLIAELHAAYPLIKPTVVIGNTRYIADRVANRQLDVGIVEGDVAPDNAYVAPFADDAMVVVVGANHRLAQQSRVAIADLAQEAWVVREVGSGTRSVTEHMFAENGLKPSSVMEFGSTQLIKQAVEEGLGISFLSHWAIRKELALRTLHVVPLKGFPFVRQFSLVTQRTPFQTKAMELFLELLRTRVPQMSEG
- a CDS encoding DUF4309 domain-containing protein; its protein translation is MFTGSAWGIRMRRTFFSLISVVLVFALAACGSGAKDKDVSKGSAEEKQDGKPENSGKGTNSNSKKTEQESLEKNSTDKKGDHAEKEDAEKTEGDRSGQATDDEGVASEDDEETDASRSEEDVKGDGEGEEAGAKDARKETVARDSEGGSDKSPDKKHQEPKAIHPLFKLNKETLQLASQGILNGIDIPLATEQAEIEKRWGEPDERGVYEVDYIAYNAQNVVFHIYQSTVSSITLLADVRLDEVTRILGSPGSEGTSMKDGTWSVVYNSGEYEIYFSWETKNADSCRVLFKHQ
- a CDS encoding ISLre2 family transposase translates to MLSFWESLRIRLMEVMADLFGEFLEQLDQMMTTHYKEKYGWKSERLDSREFTSFFGTVSYKRHLMYDRNGNAHYPVDEAIGLKRRKRYSPDLMMLGAELAAAPGMTYRLASEVTQKLAGITISHTTFQRLVKEAGEAQAVMDAEKRDRIFEDTVIPNSPSVKHLYCEADGLYVKGRGKGIEIKNMLAYTGWEQNGQRVSLTDRHVFSTVESVDDFWEIGYAAIRHRWDLSHTHVATNADAASWISEERVQNTFSEATSVVRQLDPFHVKRSIRRGLSRQPRLIPQIEKAISEKNKDRFKAVIDTAQGNAETEREEKRIENMQKYLEGHWEILCDWREVSPDVPKNARRMGCMESNQRRLAYRMKRRGMYWSEEGAQAIAKVQQGVTNGTLRQALLTVWPNRQVTQKLKRHARRIGKSDHIGVQVGRIQVGAASASSAIGYLDKVVNRRP